TACAGAAAAGGAAAATCTCCAGATTCTACACAATGCTGAGAACCAGTCGGGAGCAAGCGCCCCATCAGCTCCTGAAGTAGAGGCAGCACTTTATGAATTGGGCCGACTGTATGCTTCAGAATCGCGTGCTGATGAATTGGCCCAATTAGTAGCAAAAGCAAGAACTATTGTTGGCGgttcatcagcagctgccagcAAGTCCAAAGCTGCTAAGATCATTCGTAATctgattgatttatttgatgAGATTGCTGGTGTCAATCCAGGAGCTGCTAGTGCCAGTGGTACATCATTGACAAGTTCTCCACAAGCAGAAAAAGTACTTCAAACTCAAATTGATACAACTTTAGCATGCGTTGACTGGGCTGTCCAGGAAAGCCGTAACTTTCTTAGACAAAGTCTTCAAACCAGACTTGTTGCGTTGTATCTAAGGCAGAAGTCATACCCATTGGCCATCCAATTGACCGATAAATTAATGAAAGAGCTTAAGCGCTTGGACGATAAGATGATGCTTGTTGAAGTTCAATTGCTGGAAGCAAAGGTATATCATGCTCTTCGTAATATCCCCAAGAGCAAAGCTTGTCTTACCAGTGCTCGTACCACTGCCAATGGCATTTATTGTCCACCAGCTACTCAAGCTTCTTTGGATAACATGAGTGGAGTACTACAAGCTGAGGACAAAGATTACAAAACAGCATTTTCTTATTTCTACGAGGCATTTGAGGGATATGCAGGACAGGATGATGACGAGAACGCAGTGATTGTTCTTaaatatcttcttttgtGTAAAATCATGCTTAATCTCACTGATGATATGGATAATCTACTGGCCACAAGCAAGTCTGTTCACAAGTACGCTAACAAAGGTGGTCGTGAAATCGACGCTATGAAAGCCATTGCTAGAGCTCATTCTAACCGTTCGTTAAAAGAATTCGAGCTAGTGTTGGAATCTTACGGCCCCGAGCTGTCTAAAGACCCATTTGTTCGTTCTCACTTTTCTGCTTTGTATGATACACTTTTGGAACAGAATCTGGTCAAGGTCATTGAGCCATTTTCATGCGTTGAGATATCACACATTGCCGAGCTTATTGGTTTAGATACCCGTCAAATTGAGGGCAAGCTGAGTCAAATGATCCTTGACAAGATTTTCTATGGTGTCCTTGACCAAGGTAACGGCTGGTTGTTCGTTTACGACGAGCCCCAGTCCGATAAGACTTACGACTTGGCCATTGACACCATCAAACACATGTCGACTGTTGTCGATCTTTTATATGATAGAGCCGCTGCTTTAAATTAAgttaatatataaatagaattAACAAAAAATTTTTGAACATCTGCCTCTGGCAGATGAACTTGGTTTCAAATGCCTCTAAGTAGCACTTTTCACGTTTAAGCCCTATTCCTAAT
The Sugiyamaella lignohabitans strain CBS 10342 chromosome A, complete sequence genome window above contains:
- the RPN6 gene encoding proteasome regulatory particle lid subunit RPN6 (Essential, non-ATPase regulatory subunit of the 26S proteasome lid; required for the assembly and activity of the 26S proteasome; the human homolog (S9 protein) partially rescues Rpn6p depletion; protein abundance increases in response to DNA replication stress; GO_component: GO:0000502 - proteasome complex [Evidence IEA]; GO_component: GO:0008541 - proteasome regulatory particle, lid subcomplex [Evidence IDA] [PMID 9741626]; GO_component: GO:0034515 - proteasome storage granule [Evidence IDA] [PMID 18504300]; GO_function: GO:0005198 - structural molecule activity [Evidence IMP] [PMID 12486135]; GO_process: GO:0043248 - proteasome assembly [Evidence IMP] [PMID 12486135]; GO_process: GO:0006511 - ubiquitin-dependent protein catabolic process [Evidence IMP] [PMID 12486135]), which codes for MSSSSTQPSQKSAPKHTEKENLQILHNAENQSGASAPSAPEVEAALYELGRLYASESRADELAQLVAKARTIVGGSSAAASKSKAAKIIRNLIDLFDEIAGVNPGAASASGTSLTSSPQAEKVLQTQIDTTLACVDWAVQESRNFLRQSLQTRLVALYLRQKSYPLAIQLTDKLMKELKRLDDKMMLVEVQLLEAKVYHALRNIPKSKACLTSARTTANGIYCPPATQASLDNMSGVLQAEDKDYKTAFSYFYEAFEGYAGQDDDENAVIVLKYLLLCKIMLNLTDDMDNLLATSKSVHKYANKGGREIDAMKAIARAHSNRSLKEFELVLESYGPELSKDPFVRSHFSALYDTLLEQNLVKVIEPFSCVEISHIAELIGLDTRQIEGKLSQMILDKIFYGVLDQGNGWLFVYDEPQSDKTYDLAIDTIKHMSTVVDLLYDRAAALN